In Kogia breviceps isolate mKogBre1 chromosome 7, mKogBre1 haplotype 1, whole genome shotgun sequence, a single window of DNA contains:
- the UBTFL1 gene encoding LOW QUALITY PROTEIN: upstream-binding factor 1-like protein 1 (The sequence of the model RefSeq protein was modified relative to this genomic sequence to represent the inferred CDS: substituted 1 base at 1 genomic stop codon), whose translation MVLPKGQDDWSKEDIVKLLECMENNIPSNDRHTFKTTQSLMNWEKVAFKDFSGEMCKLKWLELSNNLRKFRTLKELVLEAKENVNNPYKCRKHKKHPDLPKKPLTAYLRFFKEMRPQYSQKHPKMSNQELTKVLSEEYKKLPEQLKLKYSQDFQKEKQDFEEKIALFREQHPDLVQNSTKSDVPKGSQIKAPKKFQGNVQKVKSPPENNLSMKRKFHGEPKKPPMNGYHKFHQDLWSSRELQVVPLRERMVEISRRWQRVPXNQKEHYKKQAEELQKQYNVDLDLWLKSLSPEEYAAYREATYTKRKNMSMTRGPNPKVRRMDLQFPSSGNLQGGPELEKGLQPPEIESSNTIGEHSPASGRSEENRKGEEEEEGSNSSDHSSGDEDENCESEDSGSSSSTSGDSSDSDSN comes from the coding sequence ATGGTGTTGCCTAAAGGTCAAGATGACTGGTCCAAAGAAGACATTGTGAAGTTATTGGAATGTATGGAGAATAACATTCCATCCAATGACAGGCACACGTTCAAAACAACCCAGTCACTGATGAACTGGGAAAAAGtagcttttaaagatttttctgggGAAATGTGCAAACTCAAATGGTTAGAGCTTTCTAATAACTTGAGAAAATTTCGCACTTTGAAAGAATTAGTCCTGGAAGCAAAGGAAAATGTTAACAATCCTTACAAATGCAGAAAACACAAGAAGCATCCTGATTTACCCAAGAAGCCCTTGACAGCTTACCTCCGCTTTTTCAAAGAGATGAGACcccagtacagccaaaaacaTCCTAAGATGAGCAACCAGGAGCTGACCAAGGTTCTGTCTGAGGAATACAAGAAGCTTCCAGAGCAGCTGAAGCTGAAATATAGTCAAGATTTCCAGAAGGAGAAACAGGATTTTGAGGAGAAAATTGCACTATTCAGAGAACAGCACCCTGATCTAGTCCAGAACTCCACGAAATCTGATGTCCCCAAAGGAAGCCAAATCAAAGCACCGAAGAAGTTTCAGGGAAATGTGCAAAAAGTGAAGTCTCCTCCagaaaacaatttatcaatgaaGAGAAAATTCCATGGAGAGCCCAAGAAGCCACCTATGAATGGCTATCACAAGTTCCACCAGGATTTGTGGTCGAGTAGGGAGCTTCAAGTGGTGCCCCTGAGGGAGCGCATGGTGGAGATTAGTAGACGCTGGCAGCGTGTCCCATAGAACCAGAAGGAACATTATAAGAAGCAGGCTGAGGAGCTGCAGAAACAGTACAACGTTGACCTTGATCTCTGGCTCAAGAGTTTGTCTCCTGAAGAATATGCTGCTTACAGAGAGGCAACCTATACTAAGCGTAAGAACATGAGCATGACAAGGGGCCCAAACCCCAAGGTTAGAAGGATGGATCTGCAGTTCCCATCATCAGGGAATCTTCAAGGAGGGCCTGAACTGGAGAAGGGGCTTCAGCCTCCAGAGATAGAATCATCAAACACTATTGGAGAacattctcctgcctcagggagatcagaagaaaacaggaaaggtgaggaagaggaggaaggcagcAACTCCTCAGACCACAGCAGTGGGGATGAAGATGAAAATTGTGAGTCTGAGGACAGTGGCTCCAGCTCATCTACCTCAGGGGACTCCTCTGACTCAGATTCCAATTGA
- the LOC131759149 gene encoding tripartite motif-containing protein 64-like: MALGLNMDSDTLQAFQNELTCSICMNYFIDPVTIDCGHSFCRPCLYLCWEEDQTPKSCPECRGLSEKPDFKTNIVLKRLASLARQEAAKQTNSSEAQICVTHKEAKGLFCEVDKSLLCGPCSESPEHAAHSHSPVQWAAEEYREKLLKRMGSLRKMTQEVQNSLNQEAKTTQWLENYAAVRKVMIKVQYQRMHLFLREEEQLHLEALEREAKETLQQLRESELRMTQQKESLKEMYRELTEMCHKPDVELLQASGSVLEMTDLVQMQKPQPVNPELTSWPVTGILDMLNNFRVDNVLSQKMTIHDVRLSEDRTSVTFGGDHHDVSRQSQTVERFAAWGAVAFTSGRHYWEVDVTHSSNWILGVCKDILTSDTDIIIHSEEAFLLFSMKVNNHYSLSTNYPPLILYVQRPLGRIGVFLDYDNGTVSFYDVCRGSLIYSFLRSSFSSPLMPFLCLKSP; the protein is encoded by the exons ATGGCATTGGGCCT AAACATGGATTCAGACACATTGCAAGCCTTCCAGAATGAACTAACCTGCTCCATCTGTATGAACTACTTCATAGACCCCGTCACCATAGACTGTGGGCACAGCTTTTGCCGTCCCTGCCTGTACCTCTGCTGGGAGGAAGACCAGACTCCAAAGAGCTGCCCTGAGTGCAGGGGACTATCAGAGAAGCCAGATTTCAAAACCAATATTGTACTCAAGAGGCTGGCTTCCCTCGCCAGACAGGAGGCAGCTAAACAAACCAACAGCTCAGAGGCGCAGATCTGCGTGACACACAAAGAAGCCAAAGGACTCTTCTGTGAGGTTGACAAGAGCCTGCTCTGTGGCCCCTGCTCTGAGTCCCCAGAGCATGCAGCTCACAGCCACAGTCCAGTACAATGGGCTGCTGAGGAATACCGG GAGAAACTTCTGAAGAGAATGGGCTCTTTAAGGAAAATGACCCAAGAAGTGCAAAACAGTCTGAATCAAGAAGCTAAAACTACTCAGTGGTTAGAG AACTATGCAGCCGTAAGGAAGGTGATGATCAAAGTTCAGTATCAGAGGATGCACCTCTTTCTCCGGGAGGAGGAGCAACTCCATCTGGAGGCACTGGAGAGAGAAGCGAAGGAGACTCTCCAGCAACTCAGGGAGAGTGAACTCAGAATGACTCAACAGAAAGAAAGTCTGAAAGAAATGTACAGAGAGCTGACTGAGATGTGCCACAAGCCTGATGTGGAGCTGCTCCAG GCCTCGGGAAGTGTATTGGAAAT GACTGATTTGGTACAGATGCAAAAGCCTCAGCCAGTGAACCCAGAGCTCACTTCCTGGCCTGTCACTGGAATCCTAGACATGCTGAACAACTTCAGAG TGGATAACGTTCTGAGTCAGAAAATGACCATTCACGATGTGAGACTTTCTGAGGATCGTACAAGTGTGACATTTGGAGGTGACCATCACGACGTGTCCAGACAGTCCCAGACTGTGGAGAGATTTGCGGCCTGGGGAGCTGTGGCCTTCACCTCTGGGAGGCATTACTGGGAGGTGGATGTGACACACTCCTCGAACTGGATTCTGGGAGTCTGTAAAGATATCTTGACGAGTGATACTGATATCATTATTCATTCTGAAGAAGCATTTTTGCTATTTTCTATGAAAGTGAACAATCATTATAGTTTGTCCACAAACTACCCACCCTTAATTTTGTATGTGCAAAGGCCTCTGGGTAGGATTGGAGTGTTTCTGGATTATGACAATGGAACTGTGAGCTTCTATGATGTTTGCAGAGGTTCCCTCATATATAGTTTCCTTcgttcctccttctcctcccctctgaTGCCTTTCCTTTGCCTTAAATCACCATGA